From Saprospiraceae bacterium, one genomic window encodes:
- a CDS encoding 1-acyl-sn-glycerol-3-phosphate acyltransferase, protein MLYRIFKIIVGAAFRFYFRKITIIGRENIPDKGPLLMLCNHPSSFMEAMLLACFQHRTLHFLVRGDMFEKKWLKPILTLTNQIPIFRRRDGFEKLRNNRSTFEYCFDILSQNKAVLIFPEANTSMVRYLRPLQKGAARLAIGTLTEREVRELTVIPCGVNFRNILKSGDDALVIFGKGISIRNFLNNHPANSEQLEKLTQLFTDEMDQVVLSIPEGLSVELYDQLCDIVWPKNLNKLIGQELKTWHDSTIQAMQKQENNLIKLVTEYTDQNRKIRELEFYHKNSFLIRLGHQLGLFLAFIFGIPGFVLFCIPLALGRWFGVKKIKSKEFIPPVRLAVTILLVLIELILLFFIGYAFLPAHTVLLILMCSLISLYLMVYFIQHFPDKKASLSPGLKKIKKEHQLLRMQIVELVRYN, encoded by the coding sequence ATGTTATACCGTATCTTTAAAATAATAGTTGGGGCTGCCTTTCGATTCTATTTTAGAAAAATAACCATCATTGGTCGAGAAAATATTCCTGACAAAGGCCCCTTATTAATGTTGTGCAATCACCCAAGTTCATTTATGGAAGCCATGTTGCTGGCTTGCTTTCAACATAGAACCCTGCATTTTTTAGTGAGAGGAGATATGTTTGAAAAAAAATGGCTCAAGCCCATTTTGACACTGACAAACCAGATTCCGATCTTTCGAAGAAGAGATGGTTTTGAAAAATTGCGAAACAACCGAAGTACATTTGAATACTGTTTTGACATTCTGTCACAAAACAAGGCGGTACTTATTTTTCCGGAGGCCAACACATCGATGGTGAGGTATTTGCGCCCTTTACAAAAAGGAGCTGCAAGATTGGCAATAGGCACATTGACCGAAAGAGAAGTTCGCGAATTAACGGTGATCCCATGTGGTGTTAATTTTAGAAATATTCTAAAAAGCGGAGATGACGCACTGGTGATCTTTGGCAAAGGTATATCGATCCGCAATTTTTTGAACAACCATCCCGCAAATAGCGAACAACTTGAAAAATTAACACAATTGTTTACAGATGAAATGGATCAGGTGGTATTGAGTATACCGGAAGGTCTCTCCGTGGAATTGTACGATCAATTATGCGATATTGTATGGCCCAAAAATTTAAATAAATTAATAGGTCAGGAACTAAAAACATGGCATGATTCTACCATTCAAGCCATGCAAAAACAGGAAAACAATTTAATAAAATTAGTCACAGAATACACGGATCAAAATAGAAAAATAAGGGAATTGGAATTTTACCATAAAAATTCTTTTTTGATCAGACTGGGCCATCAGTTGGGTCTGTTTTTAGCTTTTATTTTTGGAATACCGGGATTTGTATTGTTTTGCATTCCTTTGGCGCTGGGAAGATGGTTTGGTGTCAAAAAAATAAAAAGCAAAGAATTTATTCCACCGGTGAGACTTGCTGTAACAATTCTGTTGGTTCTGATCGAGCTTATCCTGCTCTTTTTCATCGGATACGCCTTCTTACCGGCTCACACCGTATTATTGATTCTAATGTGCAGTCTTATTTCTCTTTACCTAATGGTGTACTTTATCCAACACTTCCCCGATAAAAAAGCATCATTGTCTCCTGGATTAAAAAAAATAAAAAAAGAACATCAGTTGCTCAGGATGCAGATTGTTGAACTCGTGCGCTACAATTAA